A stretch of Caenorhabditis elegans chromosome IV DNA encodes these proteins:
- the Y94H6A.2 gene encoding DUF4781 domain-containing protein (Confirmed by transcript evidence), whose amino-acid sequence MAAVNYTTGFISVVTGCLGVHGAYASAAVVPHLTAICACGAIVSAYVTMAAYKDDKSTELILSELKTLDKKIGELSHKMDALFGDLKSFITTSHFYMNEVATIKTLMKYMQDTMNNPCKYTKELFRGAVTDNKPLWIAEQMIIKLDQEETNPLKMAMNCDPLRPTETFEKWRKIIDGVLAQCLILETYQNGMFCDKNMIGPSRLKKQTEELQLKMNRWAEEYRQDHSYWDDGVLSLIHNVQDNNEGSENIRNILTKELGKIMTNHKFYVIVYDFCDGSSEEYQFTSYSYFKRNFKSSFNRNGCNAFVLRSLRTQDCKRHEENLQRKLQAALPMEYDYRFKLIDYAEKLCKRFGDECGLVLIIRRNTTIFFGPVNWYLNEYSKRPGALIEGFFEKTFLGKNYDRKSFWIFAGVS is encoded by the exons ATGGCTG ctgTAAACTACACGACGGGATTTATTTCGGTGGTCACTGGCTGCCTAGGAGTACATGGGGCTTATGCGTCCGCCGCAGTGGTTCCGCATTTAACTGCGATTTGTGCATGCGGTGCTATAGTTAGTGCATATGTTACGATGGCTGCATACAAAGATGACAAATCAACGGAGCTGATACTCAGCGAGCTCAAAACGCTCGACAAGAAGATTGGGGAACTGTCACATAAGATGGACGCGTTGTTCGGTGATCTTAAGTCATTTATAACAACGTCTCACTTTTACATG aatgaGGTCGCTACAATCAAAACGTTGATGAAATACATGCAGGATACGATGAACAATCCTTGTAAATACACAAAAGAGCTATTTCGTGGCGCTGTGACGGATAATAAACCTTTGTGGATTGCAGAG caaatgaTTATAAAACTCGACCAGGAGGAAACGAATCCTCTCAAAATGGCAATGAACTGTGATCCTCTTCGACCAacggaaacttttgaaaaatggagaaaaataatCGACGGAGTGCTTGCCCAATGT CTGATTTTGGAGACGTACCAGAATGGAATGTTTTGCGATAAGAACATGATTGGACCGAGTCGTTTAAAGAAGCAAACCGAAGAATTACAACTGAAAATGAATAGATGGGCTGAAGAATACCGTCAAGATCACTCGTACTGGGACGATGGAGTCTTAAGTTTAATCCATAATGTGCAAGACAATAATGAGGGAAGTGAAAATATACGAAATATTTTGACTAAAGAATTGGGCAAGATCATGACAAA cCACAAATTTTACGTGATCGTCTACGATTTCTGTGACGGTTCATCTGAGGAGTACCAATTCACTTCATACAGCTATTTCAAACGCAATTTTAAATCTTCTTTCAATCGAAACGGGTGCAATGCTTTTGTTTTACGAAGCCTCAGAACCCAAGATTGCAAAAGGCACGAGGAGAACCTTCAAAGAAAGCTGCAAGCTGCCCTTCCAATGGAATACGA ctacAGATTCAAATTGATTGATTATGCGGAAAAGCTTTGCAAACGGTTCGGCGATGAATGTGGACTTGTGTTGATCATTCGGCGCAACACTACTATCTTTTTCGGACCGGTGAACTGGTACTTAAATGAGTATTCAAAAAGACCCGGCGCCTTGATTGagggatttttcgaaaagacttttttgggaaaaaactaTGATCGTAAATCGTTTTGGATATTTGCAGGTGTATCCTAA
- the nhr-277 gene encoding Nuclear receptor (Confirmed by transcript evidence), producing the protein MLTNMLLHADHHFYSSSQFASYYQYSQSSQFFEQMLRESSEIRAPSSGESRIPVVGRLKMPPPPPKLKHCEVCGNAGATSHYGGTVCGGCKIFFSRTVQSRKGFVCERGGQCPMNAGKRAKCRACRFQLCLKARMSPEEVGRLRDMRMGDYLPIVKKEGCVVGYFDESSQPSTSIEDCTSQVHSFIDTFKYKEDEMSVVNIFVNLERSCENNAALCYRDDFPKTFNASIDLQSAMEFPLPICERIPMDFLRKLFLRDPKENFKLFWCRSVLHFLQWCSAIEDLNYFSRQERTMLIAENFVSIGCLINFYGFLKIQREEFENCPEDGQIPAPCSAEWFQELSGLSFEAQTAVHRAISEIMEPMDSLDVSIEELVLMKFIMMFSEPSTQTSGDIYRIRSYRLKYCELLQKYIKTQIPDPERRIARIGELLKIVEAVKTTSQYFDKWMTMFFASNTCQMNDVLVYDFHVRMWSDVIPTSTSSSSSSIFATSSTLQKIKKEY; encoded by the exons atgtTGACCAACATGCTACTTCACGCCGATCACCACTTTTATTCGTCGTCGCAATTCGCGAGCTACTACCAGTACTCGCAAAGTTCACAGTTCTTCGAGCAAATGCTTCGTGAGAGCTCCGAGATACGGGCTCCGAGCAGTGGCGAGTCGAGGATACCGGTTGTCGGACGTTTAAAGATG CCCCCTCCTCCACCGAAACTCAAGCATTGCGAGGTGTGTGGCAACGCTGGTGCCACGTCACACTACGGTGGTACGGTATGTGGTGGATGCAAGATTTTCTTCTCACGGACAGTGCAAAGCAGAAAAGGATTCGTCTGCGAGCGGGGCGGTCAGTGCCCGATGAACGCTGGGAAGAGGGCAAAGTGCCGGGCGTGCAGGTTTCAGCTGTGTTTGAAGGCTCGTATGAGTCCGGAAG aagtcGGACGTCTCCGAGACATGCGGATGGGTGATTATCTGCCGATTGTGAAGAAGGAAGGATGTGTGGTGGGATATTTCGACGAGAGCTCTCAGCCATCG ACGTCCATAGAAGACTGCACCAGCCAAGTGCACTCCTTCATTGATACCTTCAAATACAAAGAGGATGAGATGTCAGttgtgaatatttttgtaaacttgGAACG ATCTTGCGAAAACAATGCAGCATTATGCTACCGGGACGATTTCCCCAAAACGTTCAATGCATCGATTGATTTGCAAAGCGCTATGGAGTTTCCTTTGCCAATTTGTGAGCGGATACCT ATGGATTTCCTCCGAAAACTGTTCCTTCGAGACCcgaaagaaaatttcaagttgttCTGGTGCAGGAGTGTGCTACATTTTCTTCAGTGGTGCTCCGCTATAGAAGATTTGAATTATTTCTCACGGCAGGAGAGG ACAATGctaatcgctgaaaattttgtttccatCGGCTGCCTGATCAATTTCtacggatttttaaaaattcaaagagaagagtttgaaaattgtccaGAAGACGGCCAAATCCCGGCTCCGTGCTCCGCAGAATGGTTTCAAGAACTTTCAGG actGTCATTTGAAGCTCAAACTGCCGTGCATCGCGCAATTTCCGAGATTATGGAGCCCATGGACTCGTTGGACGTCAGTATAGAGGAGCTTGTGCTCATGAAGTTCATAATGATGTTCAGTG AACCTTCAACCCAAACGTCCGGTGACATCTACCGTATTCGCAGTTATCGATTAAAGTACTGCGAGCTgctccaaaaatatataaagacTCAGATACCCGACCCGGAAAGGCGGATTGCTCGAATCGGCGAGCTGCTGAAGATTGTGGAAGCTGTGAAG accaCCTCGCAATATTTTGACAAATGGATGACAATGTTTTTCGCATCGAACACGTGTCAAATGAATGACGTATTGGTCTACGATTTCCACGTCAGAATGTGGAGTGACGTCATCCCAACCtccacgtcatcatcatcatcatcgatatttgccacgtcatcaaccttgcaaaaaattaaaaaggaatattga
- the ndua-12 gene encoding putative NADH dehydrogenase [ubiquinone] 1 alpha subcomplex subunit 12 (Confirmed by transcript evidence), with product MSLKAWLGIDKIQKFGQMVKEIGGVKAVLKKRYLMDATRVGTLVGSDNFGNRYYENNAYFVPRNRWVEFPDKVWLDYDATQVPPEWHSWLHHITDDAPSVKPPPTQDWVLEHKENTSIYADKKYVPYSTTRTKIQGWQPGEKPQFD from the exons ATGTCCCTGAAAGCGTGGCTGGGAATCGATAAAATCCAAAAGTTTGGCCAAATGGTCAAGGAGATTGGAGGTGTCAAAGCGGTGCTTAAGAAGCGttattt aatggacGCGACCCGCGTCGGAACACTCGTCGGTTCGgacaatttcggcaatcgTTACTACGAGAATAACGCGTATTTCGTGCCACGCAACCGTTGGGTCGAGTTTCCCGACAAAGTTTGGCTCGACTATGATGCGACTCAAGTGCCACCGGAATG gCACTCTTGGCTCCACCACATCACCGATGATGCTCCATCGGTGAAGCCACCACCAACTCAGGATTGGGTACTCGAACATAAGGAGAACACCAGTATCTACGC cgacAAAAAGTACGTTCCATACTCGACAACTCGTACCAAAATTCAAGGATGGCAACCAGGAGAGAAGCCACAATTCGACTGA
- the ubxn-2 gene encoding UBX domain-containing protein 2 (Confirmed by transcript evidence) has product MSRQDPRTIEFLESVGKGEIPPSLVQQYPGKEIDFKVNRHHEEYVAPKMKPFGGSGVRLGNVVPTVLGQSSSSATTAGTSSATTDHNPDHTAENEAKQLEDAKKELSTNMNEPTTNIQIRLPNNQRLVGIFNHSHTLEAVRTFICTARPDMIYAPFQMMAAYPPKPFEDESQTLKDANVLNSVVAVKILPTTN; this is encoded by the exons ATGTCTCGCCAGGACCCCAGAACTATTGAATTCTTGGAAAGCGTCGGAAAAGG tgaaatccCTCCATCACTTGTTCAACAATATCCGGGAAAAGAAATCGATTTCAAAGTGAACCGCCACCACGAGGAGTACGTTGCTCCGAAGATGAAGCCATTCGGCGGTAGTGGAGTCCGTTTGGGAAATGTTGTCCCAACAGTTTTGGGACAATCATCGTCGTCTGCCACCACTGCTGGGACATCATCTGCAACAACTGATCATAACCCGGATCATACTGCTGAAAATGAGGCAAAACAGCTGGAAGATGCTAAGAAGGAGCTGAGCACCAATATGAATGAGCCAACGACTAAT atccaaaTCCGTCTGCCAAACAATCAGCGTCTCGTCGGTATTTTTAATCATTCTCACACACTTGAAGCAGTTCGTACATTCATTTGCAC cgCCCGCCCAGATATGATCTACGCTCCATTCCAAATGATGGCTGCCTACCCTCCAAAACCATTTGAAGACGAATCACAGACTCTGAAGGATGCAAATGTGCTCAATTCGGTCGTCGCCGTGAAAATCTTGCCCACCACCAACTGA
- the ubxn-2 gene encoding UBX domain-containing protein 2 (Confirmed by transcript evidence) encodes MSRNIRTFRDIGNNDDGGPDSDDSGADAAERGAPQEFYAGSGQAVQGPRGAAARGPDSEAHIRRILQAAEVVQPEGGEAPRGRPSGRETISLTLHLWSDGLSIEDGPLMSRQDPRTIEFLESVGKGEIPPSLVQQYPGKEIDFKVNRHHEEYVAPKMKPFGGSGVRLGNVVPTVLGQSSSSATTAGTSSATTDHNPDHTAENEAKQLEDAKKELSTNMNEPTTNIQIRLPNNQRLVGIFNHSHTLEAVRTFICTARPDMIYAPFQMMAAYPPKPFEDESQTLKDANVLNSVVAVKILPTTN; translated from the exons ATGAGCAGAAA TATTCGCACGTTTCGTGACATTGGAAACAACGACGATGGGGGGCCGGACAGCGACGATTCAGGAGCCGATGCCGCCGAGAGAGGAGCCCCACAGGAATTTTACGCTGGAAG CGGACAAGCAGTTCAAGGACCACGTGGAGCTGCTGCTCGAGGCCCGGATAGTGAAGCCCACATTCGGAGAATCCTTCAGGCCGCCGAAGTGGTTCAGCCAGAGGGAGGAGAAGCTCCAAGAGGACGCCCGTCAGGGAGAGAAACTATT agccTAACGCTTCACCTGTGGTCCGACGGCTTATCGATCGAAGACGGCCCGTTAATGTCTCGCCAGGACCCCAGAACTATTGAATTCTTGGAAAGCGTCGGAAAAGG tgaaatccCTCCATCACTTGTTCAACAATATCCGGGAAAAGAAATCGATTTCAAAGTGAACCGCCACCACGAGGAGTACGTTGCTCCGAAGATGAAGCCATTCGGCGGTAGTGGAGTCCGTTTGGGAAATGTTGTCCCAACAGTTTTGGGACAATCATCGTCGTCTGCCACCACTGCTGGGACATCATCTGCAACAACTGATCATAACCCGGATCATACTGCTGAAAATGAGGCAAAACAGCTGGAAGATGCTAAGAAGGAGCTGAGCACCAATATGAATGAGCCAACGACTAAT atccaaaTCCGTCTGCCAAACAATCAGCGTCTCGTCGGTATTTTTAATCATTCTCACACACTTGAAGCAGTTCGTACATTCATTTGCAC cgCCCGCCCAGATATGATCTACGCTCCATTCCAAATGATGGCTGCCTACCCTCCAAAACCATTTGAAGACGAATCACAGACTCTGAAGGATGCAAATGTGCTCAATTCGGTCGTCGCCGTGAAAATCTTGCCCACCACCAACTGA
- the ubxn-2 gene encoding SEP domain-containing protein (Partially confirmed by transcript evidence) yields MSRNIRTFRDIGNNDDGGPDSDDSGADAAERGAPQEFYAGSGQAVQGPRGAAARGPDSEAHIRRILQAAEVVQPEGGEAPRGRPSGRETISLTLHLWSDGLSIEDGPLMSRQDPRTIEFLESVGKGEIPPSLVQQYPGKEIDFKVNRHHEEYVAPKMKPFGGSGVRLGNVVPTVLGQSSSSATTAGTSSATTDHNPDHTAENEAKQLEDAKKELSTNMNEPTTNVRSLYYGFGAAKIFGNLEENCG; encoded by the exons ATGAGCAGAAA TATTCGCACGTTTCGTGACATTGGAAACAACGACGATGGGGGGCCGGACAGCGACGATTCAGGAGCCGATGCCGCCGAGAGAGGAGCCCCACAGGAATTTTACGCTGGAAG CGGACAAGCAGTTCAAGGACCACGTGGAGCTGCTGCTCGAGGCCCGGATAGTGAAGCCCACATTCGGAGAATCCTTCAGGCCGCCGAAGTGGTTCAGCCAGAGGGAGGAGAAGCTCCAAGAGGACGCCCGTCAGGGAGAGAAACTATT agccTAACGCTTCACCTGTGGTCCGACGGCTTATCGATCGAAGACGGCCCGTTAATGTCTCGCCAGGACCCCAGAACTATTGAATTCTTGGAAAGCGTCGGAAAAGG tgaaatccCTCCATCACTTGTTCAACAATATCCGGGAAAAGAAATCGATTTCAAAGTGAACCGCCACCACGAGGAGTACGTTGCTCCGAAGATGAAGCCATTCGGCGGTAGTGGAGTCCGTTTGGGAAATGTTGTCCCAACAGTTTTGGGACAATCATCGTCGTCTGCCACCACTGCTGGGACATCATCTGCAACAACTGATCATAACCCGGATCATACTGCTGAAAATGAGGCAAAACAGCTGGAAGATGCTAAGAAGGAGCTGAGCACCAATATGAATGAGCCAACGACTAATGTACGGAGTTTGTACTACGGTTTTGGAGcagcgaaaatttttggaaatttggaggAAAACTGCGGCTAA
- the ubxn-2 gene encoding UBX domain-containing protein (Confirmed by transcript evidence) produces the protein MIYAPFQMMAAYPPKPFEDESQTLKDANVLNSVVAVKILPTTN, from the coding sequence ATGATCTACGCTCCATTCCAAATGATGGCTGCCTACCCTCCAAAACCATTTGAAGACGAATCACAGACTCTGAAGGATGCAAATGTGCTCAATTCGGTCGTCGCCGTGAAAATCTTGCCCACCACCAACTGA